In a genomic window of Aestuariirhabdus haliotis:
- a CDS encoding acyl-CoA synthetase has translation MPFPSNQSYSSICQNFRWQLPEQYNIGVDVCDRWAESEPERIAILHKPTTGPVQPITYGQLRRDSNRLANLLNELDITSGDRVAVLLGQCPETASSHIAIYKMAAIAVPLFSLFERDALSYRLANCGARVVITDRSGAEKLQPIRDQLPDLMHILVIDAEGKALQTQSGWVDYEVGCAGQSDAFTPVSTTPDTPALIIYTSGTTGQPKGALHGHRVLLGHLPGVELSHDLLPQPDDRIWTPADWAWIGGLYDVLMPALHHGVTVVSYRAERFDAEAALDLIESLQIRNLFMPPTALKLMRTVENIAERWSLKLRTIASGGEPLGSELLDWAKDQLGVSINEFYGQTECNMIVSNCTAIMPAKPGSMGRPVAGHELAVIAPDGQPLPTGEVGNIAVHRPDPVMFLKYWDNDQATRDRFVGDWMLTGDLAWQDDEGYLYFQARDDDLITSAGYRFGPGEIENCLLGHDAVKMAAVVGIADPVRTQIVKAFIILQEGVEPSDQLVEALQQRVKSRLAAHEYPRQIEFVNELPMTTTGKIIRRQLRQNQE, from the coding sequence TTGCCATTTCCGTCAAACCAGAGTTACTCCTCCATCTGTCAGAATTTTCGCTGGCAGCTGCCCGAACAGTACAACATCGGCGTCGATGTCTGCGATCGCTGGGCCGAATCCGAGCCCGAACGCATTGCCATTCTGCATAAGCCGACTACGGGTCCTGTGCAGCCGATTACCTATGGTCAATTGCGCCGTGATTCCAATCGTCTGGCCAACTTACTGAACGAACTGGACATCACTTCGGGGGATCGGGTTGCGGTGCTGCTGGGTCAGTGCCCGGAAACCGCCAGCAGCCATATCGCCATCTACAAAATGGCAGCTATCGCGGTGCCCCTGTTCAGTTTGTTCGAACGGGATGCGCTCAGTTACCGGCTGGCGAATTGCGGCGCGCGCGTGGTGATTACCGATCGCAGCGGGGCTGAAAAACTGCAGCCGATTCGCGATCAATTACCTGATCTTATGCATATTCTGGTGATCGATGCAGAGGGAAAAGCGCTCCAGACCCAGTCGGGATGGGTCGATTATGAGGTCGGTTGTGCAGGTCAGAGTGATGCCTTTACCCCCGTTAGCACCACCCCTGATACTCCGGCCCTGATTATCTACACCTCGGGTACCACGGGGCAGCCCAAGGGCGCGCTCCACGGTCATCGCGTGCTGCTGGGGCATCTGCCCGGGGTTGAGCTGTCACACGATCTGTTACCCCAGCCCGATGATCGTATCTGGACGCCGGCCGACTGGGCCTGGATCGGTGGCCTCTACGATGTGCTGATGCCGGCCCTGCATCACGGGGTGACGGTGGTGTCTTACCGGGCGGAACGCTTCGATGCCGAAGCGGCGCTGGATTTGATCGAATCGCTGCAGATCAGGAATCTGTTTATGCCCCCCACCGCCTTAAAGCTGATGCGCACGGTGGAGAACATTGCCGAGCGCTGGTCGTTAAAACTGCGCACCATTGCCAGCGGCGGTGAGCCCCTGGGCAGTGAACTCCTCGACTGGGCTAAAGACCAGTTGGGGGTCAGCATCAACGAATTTTACGGCCAGACCGAATGCAATATGATCGTCTCCAATTGCACCGCCATCATGCCGGCAAAACCGGGATCTATGGGGCGTCCCGTCGCGGGTCACGAGCTGGCGGTGATCGCACCCGACGGACAACCGTTGCCAACAGGCGAGGTGGGTAACATTGCCGTACACCGACCCGATCCGGTGATGTTTCTCAAATACTGGGATAATGACCAGGCAACCCGTGACCGTTTTGTCGGTGACTGGATGCTGACCGGTGACCTGGCCTGGCAAGACGATGAGGGCTATCTCTATTTCCAGGCACGGGATGATGACCTGATCACCAGCGCGGGTTACCGGTTTGGTCCCGGGGAGATCGAAAACTGTCTGTTGGGCCATGACGCGGTAAAAATGGCGGCGGTAGTCGGTATTGCAGACCCGGTGAGAACCCAGATTGTGAAGGCCTTTATTATTTTGCAGGAGGGTGTTGAACCCAGCGATCAGCTGGTGGAGGCGCTGCAACAGCGGGTTAAAAGCCGCCTTGCCGCCCACGAATACCCGCGCCAGATCGAATTTGTCAACGAACTGCCGATGACCACCACCGGCAAGATTATTCGTCGGCAGTTGCGACAAAACCAGGAGTAA
- a CDS encoding DUF2947 domain-containing protein: MAISLDDYRKAWIFRHQDMPLAEAELAQLKPLGEERSLQLWQQHISSQSQHPEQFGGDDWAAREDVWSEEGEWQPCWESDDPDLPEELLQAIDWADNTVVYFCYNNRDIIETQWALFRRHWKNFLFFDDGPLLLGKRRKEVIQFHQDGRYLLGQRPS, from the coding sequence ATGGCCATTTCTCTTGACGACTATCGCAAAGCCTGGATCTTCAGGCATCAGGATATGCCGCTGGCCGAAGCCGAACTGGCGCAGCTGAAGCCTTTGGGCGAAGAACGCAGCCTGCAACTCTGGCAACAGCACATCAGTAGCCAGAGCCAGCACCCGGAGCAGTTTGGCGGTGATGACTGGGCCGCCCGTGAGGATGTCTGGAGCGAAGAGGGTGAATGGCAACCCTGCTGGGAGAGCGATGACCCCGACCTGCCGGAAGAGCTGCTGCAAGCGATTGATTGGGCCGACAACACCGTGGTTTACTTCTGTTACAACAATAGGGACATTATCGAGACTCAATGGGCGCTGTTTCGCCGTCACTGGAAGAACTTTCTCTTCTTCGATGACGGCCCTCTGTTGCTGGGCAAGCGTCGTAAAGAGGTGATTCAGTTTCATCAGGATGGCCGTTATTTGCTGGGTCAGCGGCCGAGCTGA
- a CDS encoding methylated-DNA--[protein]-cysteine S-methyltransferase, which translates to MDNPQLFSSNPSSDKAGEPIQALEGEWDSSRQYRIVARAIEYLQANIQQQPSLEQLAQAVHLSPHHLQRVFARWAGISPKRFLQYLTKQAALESLQESRDVLSASTAAGLSSPGRLHDLMVSCEAMTPGEIKRRGEGVEVRYGVSPTPYGEALLGWTDRGLCYLAFLDEDQALRLAELEQQWSSATRILDDAGALAMCIRIFDARADSAPLHLLLRGTNFQIKVWEALLRCDSTRPISYTQLAAMAGSPKAQRAVGSAMAANTIAYLIPCHRVIRESGELGNYRWGITRKQAILAREAIVRRGAQ; encoded by the coding sequence ATGGATAATCCACAACTCTTTAGTAGCAATCCGAGCAGTGACAAAGCCGGTGAGCCAATCCAGGCGTTGGAAGGTGAATGGGACAGCTCTCGTCAATATCGCATTGTTGCTCGGGCCATCGAATATCTGCAAGCCAACATCCAGCAGCAACCTTCATTGGAGCAGCTCGCCCAGGCCGTTCACCTCAGTCCGCACCATCTGCAACGGGTGTTTGCCCGCTGGGCGGGTATTTCCCCCAAGCGATTTCTGCAATACCTGACCAAGCAAGCGGCGCTTGAATCGCTGCAGGAGTCCCGTGATGTGCTCAGCGCATCAACGGCGGCCGGGTTATCCAGCCCGGGTCGACTGCACGATCTGATGGTAAGTTGTGAAGCCATGACTCCGGGAGAGATCAAGCGCCGGGGTGAAGGTGTCGAAGTGCGCTACGGGGTATCGCCGACGCCCTATGGTGAAGCCTTGTTGGGCTGGACGGATCGGGGGCTGTGCTATTTGGCCTTTCTCGATGAGGATCAGGCGCTGCGCCTGGCAGAATTGGAGCAACAATGGTCGAGTGCGACACGGATTCTGGATGATGCCGGTGCTCTGGCGATGTGTATCCGCATCTTCGACGCCAGGGCTGATTCGGCCCCCTTGCATCTGTTATTGAGGGGTACCAATTTCCAGATCAAGGTCTGGGAAGCCTTGTTGCGTTGCGACAGTACGCGGCCGATCTCTTACACCCAGTTAGCGGCGATGGCGGGCTCGCCCAAGGCGCAACGGGCGGTGGGTAGTGCCATGGCTGCCAATACCATTGCCTACCTGATTCCCTGTCACCGGGTGATACGGGAGTCGGGCGAGTTGGGTAACTACCGTTGGGGCATAACGCGCAAACAGGCGATACTGGCTCGGGAAGCGATTGTACGCCGAGGGGCTCAGTAG
- a CDS encoding DMT family transporter — protein sequence MTSASLIRLFLLAAIWGGSFLFMRMGAPVVGAVWLIESRVLLAALFLLLVALVTHRALNARRHWRHYAVLGVVNSALPFLFFGIAAQTLSASLLSILNATAPLWGMIIGLVLGYQKISLRLISGLGLGLMGVALLVGLDAHLVASGAGLAVLSALAAAFCYGVASNYARSAPKVDSFANAHGSMWAATLLIAPLMPFFPPPSQPGPDIMIALLLLGVVCSGMAYLLYFRLIADEGATSALTVTYLVPLFGVLWGTLLLDEVVGWHTLFGGLAVVMGTFLVTGVSWRQLLPSGGQSHG from the coding sequence ATGACTTCTGCCAGTCTTATCCGTTTGTTTTTGCTTGCCGCGATCTGGGGAGGCTCCTTCCTGTTTATGCGTATGGGGGCGCCGGTGGTCGGGGCGGTCTGGTTGATTGAATCCCGAGTACTATTGGCGGCGTTGTTTCTGTTGCTGGTTGCGTTGGTGACCCACAGAGCCTTAAATGCACGCCGGCACTGGCGCCATTATGCGGTACTGGGGGTGGTAAATTCAGCCCTGCCTTTCCTGTTTTTTGGTATCGCCGCGCAAACCCTGAGTGCCTCCCTGTTGTCGATCCTGAATGCCACGGCGCCACTATGGGGGATGATCATAGGACTGGTCTTGGGTTATCAGAAAATCAGTTTGCGCCTGATATCCGGGTTGGGATTGGGTTTGATGGGCGTTGCATTATTAGTGGGGCTGGACGCCCATTTGGTTGCGTCCGGTGCAGGGCTGGCTGTGCTATCGGCTTTGGCCGCGGCGTTTTGTTATGGTGTTGCCAGCAACTATGCCCGTTCGGCTCCCAAAGTGGATTCCTTTGCCAATGCCCATGGCAGTATGTGGGCCGCAACCCTGTTGATCGCTCCCCTGATGCCATTTTTTCCTCCGCCATCGCAGCCAGGTCCGGACATTATGATCGCTCTGCTTCTGTTGGGAGTGGTATGCAGTGGCATGGCCTATCTGCTCTATTTCCGTTTGATTGCCGATGAAGGGGCAACGTCCGCGTTGACGGTAACCTATCTGGTACCGCTGTTTGGTGTGCTCTGGGGTACCCTGTTACTCGATGAAGTTGTCGGTTGGCATACCCTCTTTGGCGGGCTCGCGGTGGTCATGGGTACCTTTTTGGTCACCGGGGTGAGCTGGCGACAATTACTGCCTTCAGGGGGGCAAAGCCATGGATAA
- a CDS encoding methyl-accepting chemotaxis protein — MNNLDFSRLLIPILAGIGSALLIGLALNALLPDYMALFVASLTAIVVSLTLASRSLSKPTEAVLQYTLDSLHGNEGQAPQGSEQHDIIAALSDLSSRLQALESRSSQIAIAAAEVSHQSDSITSKVHAEVSDVEGIAEAASRIQENANQVNQSADEAAQLGQETLHASEAGKQAIDSATQQMRETSEKAQETSSFVASLETKSNQIQQITSVISGIAEQTNLLALNAAIEAARAGEQGRGFAVVADEVRNLAQKTTAATDEIGVMISGISGDIQKAVETMSTLGEAISQSENKNQAVADQLGNIHDLVGNMQQQAANISDGAAANKGEVDGIGVAIESVRSHLHHTEQSVEQVSDRALQVSDVAEEIHSSLMELGVQSLHSDVRAEAEAAASAIVERFERDIASGDITLEDLFDRDYQPVKDTNPQKFTTRFDSYTDRVLPPIQEPILDRSKELAYAGATDDKGYFGTHNKRYSKPLTGDYEKDLLNSRTKRVFGDRTGQRCAKNTTPCLLQTYKRDTGEVMHDLSVPIYLKGRHWGCFRIGYRANDE; from the coding sequence ATGAACAATCTTGATTTTTCACGCTTGCTGATTCCCATTCTTGCCGGCATAGGCTCGGCTCTTCTGATCGGGCTGGCTCTCAACGCCCTGCTACCCGATTACATGGCTCTGTTTGTCGCCTCCCTGACGGCCATTGTCGTCTCCCTGACCCTGGCATCCCGTTCCCTGTCAAAACCCACCGAAGCGGTGCTGCAATATACCCTCGACAGTTTGCACGGTAACGAGGGGCAAGCGCCGCAAGGGTCAGAGCAACATGACATCATTGCCGCCCTTTCGGACTTGAGCAGTCGCTTACAAGCGCTGGAATCCCGCAGCAGTCAGATCGCCATCGCCGCCGCCGAAGTCTCGCATCAATCCGACAGCATTACCTCCAAGGTACATGCGGAGGTCAGCGATGTTGAAGGCATCGCCGAGGCCGCGAGCCGTATTCAGGAAAATGCCAATCAGGTCAATCAGTCGGCTGATGAGGCCGCCCAGCTCGGTCAGGAAACCCTGCACGCCAGCGAAGCCGGCAAACAGGCCATCGACAGCGCCACCCAGCAAATGCGCGAAACCAGCGAAAAAGCACAGGAAACGTCGAGTTTTGTCGCCAGCCTGGAAACCAAGTCAAACCAGATTCAGCAGATCACCAGCGTCATCAGTGGCATTGCCGAACAAACCAATTTACTCGCCCTAAACGCCGCTATTGAAGCCGCACGCGCCGGAGAACAGGGTCGTGGTTTTGCCGTGGTGGCTGATGAAGTCCGCAACCTGGCTCAGAAAACCACCGCCGCCACCGACGAAATCGGGGTTATGATTTCAGGTATCAGTGGCGATATCCAAAAGGCCGTGGAGACTATGAGCACCCTGGGTGAGGCAATTTCCCAGTCGGAGAACAAAAACCAGGCCGTTGCCGATCAGCTCGGTAATATTCACGATCTTGTCGGTAATATGCAACAACAAGCGGCTAACATCTCTGATGGTGCTGCCGCCAACAAGGGTGAAGTCGATGGTATTGGGGTCGCTATTGAGTCGGTTCGCAGCCATTTGCACCACACCGAGCAGAGTGTCGAACAGGTGTCAGACCGCGCTTTGCAAGTATCCGATGTAGCTGAGGAAATTCACTCAAGCCTGATGGAGTTGGGGGTGCAATCCCTGCACAGTGATGTACGGGCCGAAGCCGAAGCCGCCGCAAGTGCAATCGTTGAACGCTTCGAACGAGACATCGCCAGCGGTGACATCACCCTGGAAGATCTCTTTGATCGGGATTACCAGCCGGTCAAGGACACCAATCCGCAAAAATTCACCACCCGCTTTGATAGCTACACCGACCGGGTTCTGCCCCCCATCCAGGAACCCATACTGGATCGCAGCAAAGAACTGGCGTATGCCGGCGCCACCGATGACAAAGGTTATTTCGGTACTCATAACAAGCGCTACTCCAAGCCGCTGACCGGTGACTATGAAAAGGATTTGCTGAACAGCCGCACCAAACGCGTATTCGGTGATCGCACCGGGCAACGCTGCGCCAAAAATACCACCCCCTGTCTGCTACAAACCTACAAGCGTGATACCGGCGAAGTGATGCACGACCTGTCCGTGCCTATTTACCTGAAGGGCCGCCACTGGGGGTGCTTCCGCATCGGTTATCGAGCCAACGATGAGTAA
- a CDS encoding TraR/DksA family transcriptional regulator: MSNTTAPLTPAQEQQLKQALLEQRDELLTLLKQGQESSAVVELDQQAFGRVSRQDALLQQNMAKATNQQAENRLRQVTQALARVESGDFGYCLQCDRAIGFPRLEVRPETPLCLNCQSSSEN, encoded by the coding sequence ATGAGTAACACCACCGCTCCCCTCACGCCAGCGCAGGAGCAGCAACTGAAACAGGCGTTACTGGAACAACGGGATGAGCTGCTAACCCTGCTCAAGCAAGGGCAGGAAAGCAGCGCCGTGGTTGAGCTGGATCAGCAAGCCTTTGGTCGTGTTTCGCGTCAGGACGCCTTGCTGCAGCAAAACATGGCCAAGGCCACCAACCAGCAGGCCGAAAACCGTTTGCGCCAGGTTACCCAGGCGCTGGCCCGGGTCGAGAGCGGTGACTTTGGCTACTGCCTGCAATGCGACCGAGCCATTGGCTTCCCGCGCCTCGAAGTCCGCCCCGAAACGCCCCTCTGCCTTAACTGCCAAAGCAGTAGCGAAAACTAG
- a CDS encoding CoA-acylating methylmalonate-semialdehyde dehydrogenase: MTTVISNYVGGQSTVAGERTQTVFNPASGEATAAVALSSVAETQAVIANAKAAFPAWAAKTPLTRARILFKFKQLIEDNIDHLAELITREHGKVHSDAKGEVIRGLEVVEFACGIPHLLKGEHTESVGTAVDAWSLNQPLGVVAGITPFNFPAMVPMWMFPVALACGNCFVLKPSEKDPSAPLFLAELLRQAGLPDGVFNIVNGDKEAVDVLLTNDDIEAVSFVGSTPIAEYIYSTASAHGKRVQALGGAKNHMVVMPDADLDQAVNALMGAAYGSAGERCMAISVAVAVGDVGDALIDKLIPRVQALKVGDGMNPEMEMGPLVSREHLAKVTAYVDSGVEQGAKLLVDGRTLQVEGAEQGYFIGGCLFDEVTTDMTIYQEEIFGPVLVVVRVPDYATAVRIINDHEYGNGTAIFTRDGDAARQFTHEIQVGMVGVNVPIPVPMAFHSFGGWKRSLFGPLHMHGTDGVRFYTRKKAVTSRWPTGIRTSAEGVAEKGAEFVMPTMK; encoded by the coding sequence ATGACGACTGTTATCAGTAATTACGTGGGTGGTCAGTCCACGGTAGCGGGCGAGCGCACGCAAACTGTCTTTAATCCGGCCAGTGGAGAGGCCACCGCAGCGGTTGCCCTGTCCAGTGTGGCTGAAACCCAAGCGGTGATCGCCAATGCCAAGGCGGCGTTTCCCGCCTGGGCTGCCAAAACACCCCTGACCCGGGCCCGCATTCTGTTTAAATTCAAGCAACTGATTGAAGACAATATCGATCACCTGGCGGAGTTGATTACTCGTGAACACGGCAAGGTTCACAGTGATGCCAAGGGGGAGGTGATTCGTGGGCTGGAGGTGGTCGAATTTGCCTGCGGCATTCCCCACCTGTTAAAGGGTGAGCATACCGAATCGGTAGGTACAGCCGTCGATGCCTGGTCGTTGAACCAGCCGCTGGGGGTTGTGGCCGGAATTACCCCGTTTAATTTCCCCGCAATGGTGCCGATGTGGATGTTCCCGGTGGCCCTGGCCTGTGGCAACTGCTTTGTGCTCAAACCCTCGGAGAAAGACCCTAGCGCACCGCTGTTTTTGGCGGAATTGTTGCGTCAGGCTGGCTTGCCCGATGGAGTGTTCAATATCGTCAATGGCGACAAGGAAGCGGTGGATGTGTTGCTAACCAACGATGATATTGAGGCTGTGAGCTTTGTCGGTTCGACCCCGATTGCCGAATACATCTATTCGACGGCCAGCGCTCATGGCAAGCGGGTGCAGGCTTTGGGTGGGGCTAAAAACCATATGGTGGTGATGCCCGATGCCGACCTGGATCAAGCGGTTAATGCTTTGATGGGCGCGGCCTATGGTTCGGCGGGGGAGCGTTGTATGGCGATCTCTGTCGCGGTTGCCGTGGGTGATGTCGGTGATGCCCTGATCGATAAATTGATTCCTCGAGTGCAGGCGCTCAAGGTTGGCGATGGCATGAACCCGGAGATGGAGATGGGGCCACTGGTCAGCCGGGAGCATCTGGCCAAGGTCACCGCCTATGTCGATAGTGGTGTCGAGCAGGGGGCCAAACTGCTGGTCGACGGACGCACTTTGCAGGTTGAAGGCGCCGAACAGGGCTACTTTATCGGCGGCTGCCTGTTTGATGAGGTCACGACCGATATGACCATCTACCAGGAGGAGATCTTTGGTCCGGTCTTGGTGGTGGTGCGGGTACCGGATTACGCCACGGCGGTACGTATTATTAATGATCACGAATACGGCAATGGTACGGCAATTTTTACCCGCGACGGCGATGCTGCTCGCCAGTTTACCCATGAGATTCAGGTCGGCATGGTTGGGGTCAATGTACCGATTCCGGTGCCCATGGCCTTTCACAGTTTCGGTGGCTGGAAACGCTCATTGTTCGGTCCTTTGCATATGCATGGCACCGACGGCGTACGGTTTTATACCCGCAAGAAAGCGGTGACTTCTCGCTGGCCGACCGGGATTCGAACCAGCGCTGAGGGGGTGGCCGAGAAAGGCGCCGAGTTTGTGATGCCGACGATGAAATAG
- a CDS encoding aspartate aminotransferase family protein yields the protein MNDKTNNLDAFWMPFTANRQFKAAPRLLAEAKGMYYKTDEGREILDGTAGLWCCNAGHSRQPIIEAVSRQIAQLDYAPPFQMGHPLAFELAERLVQHSPDGLNRVFFTNSGSESVDTALKIAIAYHRARGQGTRQRLIGREKGYHGVGFGGISVGGLVNNRKFFGTLLNGVDHLPHTLNIKANAFTQGLPEQGAELADELENIVALHDASTIAAVIVEPFAGSAGVILPPKGYLQRLREICTRHGILLVFDEVISGYGRIGKAFAAERFGVTPDIITTAKGLTNGSVPMGAVFVSDEIYNTFMDGPEGMIELFHGYTYSGHPVAAAAGLATLDIYEQDKLFDRTLELEPYWQESIHSLKGTENIIDIRNLGLVAGIELAPSPDGVGKRGYEVFLRCFEKGVLVRATGDIIALSPPLIIEKEQIDRIVETLGEAIREVA from the coding sequence ATGAACGATAAAACTAATAATCTTGACGCATTTTGGATGCCATTTACGGCGAATCGTCAGTTTAAGGCCGCTCCCCGTCTCCTTGCCGAAGCCAAAGGCATGTATTACAAGACCGACGAGGGACGAGAGATTCTTGATGGTACCGCAGGCCTGTGGTGTTGCAATGCCGGACACAGCCGTCAACCGATTATCGAGGCGGTATCTCGCCAGATTGCCCAACTTGATTACGCGCCCCCCTTTCAGATGGGGCATCCGCTGGCTTTCGAGTTGGCGGAACGATTGGTTCAACATAGCCCTGATGGCTTGAATCGAGTCTTTTTTACTAACTCGGGCTCCGAGTCGGTGGATACGGCGTTAAAAATCGCCATCGCCTACCACCGGGCGCGGGGGCAGGGTACTCGTCAACGCTTGATTGGCCGTGAAAAAGGCTACCACGGGGTTGGTTTTGGCGGTATTTCGGTTGGTGGCCTGGTCAACAACCGAAAGTTTTTTGGCACTCTGCTGAATGGCGTAGACCATCTTCCCCATACCCTGAACATCAAGGCCAACGCCTTTACCCAGGGCTTGCCCGAGCAGGGTGCGGAGCTGGCGGACGAATTGGAAAATATCGTCGCCCTGCACGATGCCTCGACCATTGCCGCGGTCATTGTTGAACCCTTTGCGGGCTCGGCCGGGGTGATTCTGCCGCCCAAGGGGTATCTGCAGCGGCTGCGTGAGATTTGTACTCGCCACGGCATTCTGTTGGTCTTTGATGAAGTAATCAGTGGTTACGGGCGTATCGGTAAAGCTTTCGCGGCGGAGCGTTTTGGCGTGACCCCCGATATCATCACCACCGCCAAGGGCTTAACCAACGGGTCGGTGCCCATGGGCGCGGTGTTTGTCAGTGACGAAATCTACAATACCTTTATGGATGGCCCCGAAGGCATGATCGAACTGTTTCATGGCTACACCTATTCGGGTCATCCGGTGGCGGCGGCAGCTGGTCTGGCGACCTTGGATATCTACGAGCAGGACAAGCTGTTTGATCGCACACTGGAGCTCGAACCCTATTGGCAGGAGTCGATTCATAGCCTCAAGGGTACGGAAAATATCATCGATATTCGTAATCTGGGGCTGGTGGCGGGTATTGAACTGGCGCCTTCGCCTGATGGGGTGGGTAAGCGCGGCTATGAGGTGTTCCTGCGCTGCTTTGAAAAAGGCGTACTGGTACGCGCTACCGGTGATATTATCGCCCTGTCACCGCCACTGATTATCGAAAAAGAGCAGATAGACCGTATTGTCGAGACGCTTGGTGAGGCGATCCGCGAGGTGGCTTAG
- a CDS encoding aldehyde dehydrogenase, whose amino-acid sequence MTEQRTLAYWQQLATTIEIEGRAFIGGSYVDARSQETFDCISPIDSRLLSKVASCDSADADNAVANAREAFNSGSWSQMAPANRKRILIRFADLILEHQHELAILETLDMGKPISDSLTVDISGAANSIRWNGEAIDKVYDELAPTAPDQIGMVTREPVGVVAAIVPWNFPLLMACWKLGPALATGNSVVLKPSEKSPLTALRIAQLALDAGIPSGVLNVVPGFGHTIGKALALHNEVDSLVFTGSTRTAKQLMIYAGESNMKRVWLEAGGKSPNIVFADAPDLRAAASAAASAICFNQGEVCTAGSRLLVEESIREEFILMVAEEMSHWKPGNPLDPDTNVGAVVDQTQLNTVLEYIESGKEAGAELRMGGDQLHKDSGGFYVAPTIFNGVSNEMRIAREEIFGPVLSCIGFDSAEQAIQIANDTDYGLAAAVWTADLSKAHRTAKALRAGSVWVNQYDGGDMTAPFGGFKQSGNGRDKSLHAFDKYTELKATWIAI is encoded by the coding sequence ATGACCGAACAAAGAACACTGGCCTATTGGCAACAACTCGCCACCACAATAGAGATAGAGGGCCGTGCCTTTATCGGTGGCAGCTATGTGGATGCTCGTTCCCAGGAGACCTTCGACTGTATTAGCCCTATTGATAGTCGCCTGCTCAGCAAAGTTGCCTCTTGTGACAGTGCCGATGCCGATAACGCCGTGGCGAATGCCCGCGAGGCTTTCAACAGCGGCAGCTGGTCGCAAATGGCGCCGGCAAATCGTAAGCGCATTTTGATTCGTTTCGCCGACCTGATTTTGGAACATCAGCACGAACTGGCTATTCTGGAAACTCTGGATATGGGCAAACCCATTTCCGATTCCCTGACCGTCGATATTAGCGGTGCCGCCAACAGCATCCGCTGGAACGGTGAGGCGATAGACAAGGTCTACGATGAACTGGCGCCAACGGCCCCTGACCAGATCGGAATGGTGACCCGTGAACCGGTGGGAGTTGTGGCCGCCATCGTGCCCTGGAATTTCCCGTTATTGATGGCCTGCTGGAAGCTGGGTCCGGCGCTGGCAACCGGTAACAGTGTCGTGCTCAAACCTTCCGAAAAATCGCCACTGACTGCCCTTCGCATTGCCCAATTGGCGCTCGACGCCGGTATACCCTCCGGGGTCCTAAATGTGGTTCCAGGTTTTGGCCACACCATCGGTAAAGCCCTGGCCCTGCACAATGAAGTCGACAGTCTGGTATTTACCGGCTCGACTCGCACCGCCAAGCAGCTAATGATCTATGCCGGCGAATCCAATATGAAACGCGTGTGGCTGGAAGCTGGCGGGAAAAGCCCCAATATAGTGTTTGCCGACGCACCGGATCTACGGGCTGCCGCCAGTGCTGCGGCTTCGGCCATCTGTTTTAATCAGGGCGAGGTCTGCACCGCCGGGTCACGCTTACTGGTTGAAGAGAGTATTCGGGAGGAGTTTATCCTGATGGTGGCAGAAGAGATGAGCCACTGGAAGCCCGGAAACCCCCTGGACCCGGATACCAATGTCGGCGCCGTGGTGGACCAAACCCAACTCAATACGGTGCTGGAGTATATAGAGTCTGGCAAAGAAGCAGGCGCCGAGCTACGAATGGGAGGCGATCAACTGCATAAGGATTCTGGCGGCTTCTACGTGGCTCCCACTATCTTTAATGGCGTCAGCAATGAGATGCGTATCGCCCGCGAAGAGATCTTCGGACCCGTGCTTTCCTGCATCGGCTTCGACAGTGCCGAGCAGGCCATTCAGATTGCCAACGACACCGACTACGGCCTGGCCGCCGCCGTGTGGACAGCCGATCTGAGCAAGGCCCATCGAACCGCCAAAGCGTTGCGTGCTGGATCGGTGTGGGTGAATCAGTACGATGGCGGTGATATGACCGCGCCGTTTGGTGGCTTTAAACAATCTGGCAATGGCCGGGATAAATCCTTGCATGCCTTCGACAAATACACCGAGCTCAAAGCCACCTGGATCGCCATCTAA